The Gemmatimonadota bacterium genome has a window encoding:
- a CDS encoding UPF0175 family protein, with amino-acid sequence MIQNALFLAYVDKLKYFLGKIQKTGAQSRLLLRNNKMKQTTLKMQFHLPIENISKKHQTAATKKAKTAFVLELLRQGAISAGRAAKLLNISRWELSELMAEAGISPFDDSLTAEDLTAEVNSALQAFEKPTP; translated from the coding sequence CATGATACAGAATGCTTTGTTCCTTGCCTATGTTGATAAACTGAAGTATTTTTTAGGAAAGATCCAAAAAACCGGAGCGCAATCAAGATTATTATTGAGGAATAACAAAATGAAACAAACTACACTTAAAATGCAGTTTCACCTTCCGATTGAAAACATCTCCAAAAAGCATCAAACGGCAGCGACAAAAAAGGCAAAAACAGCCTTTGTACTTGAACTCCTCCGACAAGGGGCCATCAGTGCTGGCAGAGCCGCAAAACTCCTCAATATTTCTCGATGGGAGCTTTCAGAGTTAATGGCTGAAGCCGGCATCTCCCCTTTTGATGACAGCCTCACCGCAGAAGACTTAACGGCTGAAGTCAATAGTGCGCTACAGGCTTTCGAGAAACCCACACCATGA
- a CDS encoding DUF3368 domain-containing protein — MKVVANSTPLIELSKIKRLDLLRDVYGSIIIPEEVYTEVVIDGAGKPGAAAVKEAQWILCRSVTDKNQVLILHNRTLLDLGECGAIVLAQEIDAGQVIIDDRVARRVAIARGLPIIGTIGVLLVAKTRHIIPDVKPILDNLRDHGTRISQKLYHQTLTTAGE, encoded by the coding sequence ATGAAGGTTGTAGCAAACAGTACCCCATTGATTGAACTCTCAAAAATTAAGCGGTTGGATCTGCTCCGAGATGTATATGGCTCAATCATCATTCCAGAAGAAGTGTACACCGAAGTAGTCATTGATGGGGCTGGAAAACCTGGGGCGGCAGCAGTGAAAGAAGCCCAGTGGATTCTCTGTAGGTCGGTGACAGACAAAAATCAAGTCCTGATACTTCACAACCGTACACTGCTTGATTTAGGCGAATGTGGAGCTATTGTGCTTGCTCAAGAAATTGATGCAGGACAAGTGATTATTGACGACCGCGTTGCACGGCGTGTGGCAATTGCCCGGGGATTGCCCATTATCGGTACAATCGGTGTTCTCCTTGTTGCCAAAACCCGCCACATCATTCCCGATGTCAAACCCATACTCGATAATCTTCGGGACCATGGTACGCGAATTAGCCAAAAACTCTATCACCAAACACTCACAACCGCGGGAGAGTAA